From one Humulus lupulus chromosome 8, drHumLupu1.1, whole genome shotgun sequence genomic stretch:
- the LOC133797566 gene encoding uncharacterized protein LOC133797566, whose translation MVHPFGGRSLCVAALLIVTQLVIFTSTIPCSNSLRITKMKSMVFRSPKFELEPGSVVNKFYYDVDFPRGHIALKSFYAEVVDEAGHSVPLHETYIHHWAIVRYYQPKDDNQKHNMSNITIARNSGICQDDILGQYYGFGSETRKTSTFAPDPYGIEVGNPTEIPDGYEERWFLNVHAIDARGAVDRFGCTECRCDLYNISKDEYGRPLRSDYKGGLLCCYDQTQCRVRKGFQGVKRSLYLRYTVEWIDWTDSVLPLKIYILDVTDTWNGLNSAKHDCQTEYQVVESCKGTGVSRDRCIDTESTRVSIPTGGYVVYGVAHQHTGGAGSTLYGEDGRVICSSNPIYGKGNEAGNEAGYVVGMSTCYPKPGSVQILDGETLVLESKYNSTQSHTGVMGIFHIFVADQLPNTLKISDHSPI comes from the exons ATGGTACACCCTTTCGGAGGCAGGTCTTTATGTGTGGCAGCATTACTAATAGTAACACAACTAGTAATATTCACATCGACCATACCGTGTTCAAATTCCCTTCGAATAACAAAGATGAAATCTATGGTTTTTCGATCCCCCAAGTTTGAGCTGGAACCAGGATCAGTCGTGAACAAATTTTACTACGACGTTGACTTTCCAAGAGGCCATATTGCTCTAAAGAGTTTTTATGCTGAAGTAGTTGATGAGGCAGGACACTCTGTCCCTCTTCACGAAACTTATATTCATCATTGGGCCATCGTCAGATATTATCAACCCAAAGATGACAATCAGAAGCATAATATGTCGAATATCACGATTGCTAGAAACAGTGGAATATGCCAGGATGATATTCTTGGGCAGTATTATGGTTTTGGCTCCGAAACACGTAAAACGTCTACGTTTGCTCCTGATCCTTATGGAATTGAAGTTGGTAATCCTACTGAAATTCCTGATGGTTATGAGGAGAGATGGTTTCTCAATGTGCACGCAATTGATGCGCGAGGCGCGGTCGACCGATTCGGATGCACTGAGTGCAGATGTGATTTGTATAACATCTCCAAGGATGAGTATGGCCGGCCTTTGAGGTCAGATTATAAAGGAGGCCTTTTGTGTTGCTATGATCAAACACAATGTAGAGTGAGAAAAGGCTTTCAGGGGGTCAAGAGAAGCCTCTACCTCAGATATACTGTGGAATGGATTGATTGGACTGATTCTGTTTTGCCTCTGAAGATATATATTCTTGATGTTACTGATACTTGGAATGGTTTGAACTCTGCTAAACATGATTGCCAA ACCGAATACCAAGTTGTGGAATCATGCAAAGGCACTGGTGTGAGTAGGGACAGATGCATTGACACTGAAAGCACAAGGGTCAGCATACCAACAGGTGGATATGTTGTGTATGGTGTCGCTCACCAGCATACTGGGGGAGCTGGTTCAACATTATATGGAGAG GATGGAAGGGTGATATGTTCGTCGAATCCAATCTATGGAAAAGGAAATGAAGCAGGGAATGAGGCCGGTTACGTTGTGGGAATGTCTACTTGTTATCCTAAACCAGGCTCAGTCCAAATACTCGATGGTGAGACATTGGTTCTTGAGTCCAAGTACAATAGCACCCAATCACACACTGGAGTTATGGGGATATTTCACATTTTTGTTGCAGACCAATTACCCAACACATTGAAGATCTCTGATCACTCTCCTATCTGA